In Deltaproteobacteria bacterium, one DNA window encodes the following:
- a CDS encoding sigma-70 family RNA polymerase sigma factor: MTHTDRDKLIREHVDAARRVARKIARGLRDPALREDVEAAALVGLAEAAHRYDPQNGEPFFAFAVKRVRGAAVDELRRVQVLTRREREHARRIEDAMAAVEARSGDPANTNEVADELGMHVDRLRELQARVARRAAVPYDDAVGHASTADECPAERIDRKRALARLHRALDDLARRDREVIAMYYDRSMSLREIGARLGVSESRVCQLRGRAERALRRALLERQAQPPANAGQTQAAAPAAGRAIRAAR, encoded by the coding sequence ATGACGCACACCGACCGCGACAAGCTGATCCGAGAGCACGTCGACGCCGCCCGGCGCGTCGCCCGCAAGATCGCCCGCGGGTTGCGCGATCCCGCGCTGCGCGAGGACGTCGAGGCCGCCGCGCTCGTCGGCCTCGCCGAAGCCGCTCATCGTTACGACCCGCAAAACGGCGAGCCGTTCTTCGCGTTCGCGGTCAAGCGCGTCCGCGGTGCGGCCGTCGACGAGCTGCGCCGCGTGCAGGTGCTCACCCGGCGCGAGCGCGAGCACGCGCGCCGCATCGAGGACGCGATGGCCGCGGTCGAGGCCCGCAGCGGCGATCCGGCCAACACGAATGAAGTCGCCGACGAACTCGGGATGCACGTCGACCGGTTGCGGGAGCTGCAGGCGCGGGTGGCCCGGCGCGCCGCGGTGCCCTACGACGACGCCGTCGGCCACGCGTCGACCGCCGACGAGTGCCCGGCCGAACGGATCGACCGCAAGCGCGCGCTCGCGCGCCTGCACCGCGCGCTCGACGACCTGGCGCGCCGCGACCGGGAGGTGATCGCGATGTACTACGATCGGTCGATGAGCCTGCGCGAGATCGGCGCGCGCCTCGGCGTATCCGAGTCGCGGGTGTGCCAGCTTCGCGGCCGCGCCGAGCGCGCGCTGCGCCGCGCGCTGCTCGAGCGGCAGGCGCAGCCCCCCGCCAACGCCGGCCAGACCCAGGCGGCGGCGCCGGCGGCAGGCCGCGCCATCCGCGCGGCCCGGTAG